Proteins from a genomic interval of Amycolatopsis sp. cg13:
- a CDS encoding ABC transporter substrate-binding protein, which produces MKPRSTAAALALLLVTSGCSAGSSASVSPGPDTLSVGYTAEPANFDFTRSDGVAIPQALLYNVYEGLVKLDPQGRIVPLLAKSWTISPDRKTYDFQLQQGVKFSNGAPFTASDVQFSLMRVKTDWTISLKSAMDVVDHVEVVAPDHARVVLSKPSNGWLFSLTSRLGAMFSPSGVADLANHPVGTGPYEVASRRRGDSIVLRENPRYWGRKPAYRTVVLKYFADPTALNNALLSNGIDVISNLTSADSIPQFQGDDRFTVQQGTTNSEVTLAFNGRRAPLNDVRVRRALTYAIDRKAVLDLVFSGRGTLIGSMVPPTDPWYEDLSKVYSYDPAKAKQLLAEAGVHDLKLRLRIPNLPYAVSAAQVVQSQLADVGVTATIEPLDFPAVWLKQVFTDHDYDLSIIQHVEARDIATFGKPKYYWGYDNKHVQQLLAAADSGTPQEQVSDMKEVARQLNTDAAADWLFLFPNVVVAKKKVTGLARNQVSESFDLTAVRPA; this is translated from the coding sequence ATGAAACCCCGGAGCACTGCGGCGGCACTGGCGCTGCTGCTCGTGACGTCCGGCTGCTCGGCAGGCTCCAGCGCGAGTGTTTCCCCAGGTCCGGACACGCTTTCCGTCGGATACACGGCGGAGCCGGCCAACTTCGACTTCACCCGTTCCGACGGCGTGGCCATCCCGCAGGCGCTGCTCTACAACGTCTACGAGGGCCTGGTGAAGCTCGATCCGCAGGGCCGGATCGTGCCGCTGCTCGCGAAGTCCTGGACGATCAGCCCGGACCGCAAGACCTACGACTTCCAGCTGCAGCAGGGCGTCAAGTTCAGCAACGGAGCCCCGTTCACCGCCTCCGACGTCCAGTTTTCGCTGATGCGCGTGAAGACCGACTGGACGATCTCGCTCAAATCGGCGATGGACGTCGTGGACCACGTCGAGGTCGTCGCGCCGGATCATGCTCGCGTGGTGCTGTCGAAGCCCAGCAACGGCTGGCTGTTCAGCCTCACCAGCAGACTCGGCGCGATGTTCAGCCCGAGCGGCGTCGCGGATCTGGCGAATCATCCGGTCGGCACCGGACCGTACGAGGTGGCATCACGCCGCCGTGGCGATTCCATTGTGCTGCGGGAGAATCCGCGGTATTGGGGCCGGAAGCCGGCGTATCGCACGGTGGTGCTCAAGTACTTCGCCGATCCGACCGCGCTCAACAACGCCTTGCTGTCCAACGGAATCGACGTGATCTCCAACCTCACGTCGGCCGATTCGATCCCGCAGTTCCAGGGCGACGACCGGTTCACCGTGCAGCAGGGCACCACGAACAGCGAGGTCACGCTGGCGTTCAACGGCCGTCGCGCGCCGCTGAACGACGTGCGCGTCCGGCGCGCGCTCACCTACGCCATCGACCGGAAAGCCGTGCTGGACCTGGTCTTCAGCGGTCGCGGCACGCTCATCGGCAGCATGGTTCCGCCCACCGACCCGTGGTACGAGGACCTGTCGAAGGTCTATTCCTACGACCCGGCGAAGGCGAAGCAGTTGCTCGCCGAGGCGGGGGTGCACGATCTCAAGCTGCGGCTGCGGATTCCGAACCTGCCGTACGCGGTTTCGGCGGCGCAGGTGGTGCAGTCTCAGCTAGCGGACGTCGGGGTCACCGCGACGATCGAGCCGCTCGACTTCCCCGCAGTGTGGCTCAAGCAGGTTTTCACCGACCACGACTACGACCTGTCGATCATCCAGCACGTCGAAGCCCGCGACATCGCCACGTTCGGAAAACCCAAGTACTACTGGGGTTACGACAACAAACACGTGCAGCAACTGCTCGCCGCGGCGGACAGCGGCACGCCGCAGGAGCAGGTGAGCGACATGAAGGAGGTCGCGCGGCAGCTGAACACCGACGCCGCCGCGGATTGGCTGTTCCTGTTCCCGAACGTCGTGGTCGCCAAGAAGAAGGTGACCGGACTCGCGCGCAACCAGGTCAGCGAGTCGTTCGACCTGACGGCGGTGAGGCCGGCATGA
- a CDS encoding FadR/GntR family transcriptional regulator, whose product MKFEPVAPVRAYERIVEQIEEAVVSGRLKPGERLPGERELMTQFGVGRSTVREALRVLQAAELIRSRPGDPRGPEVLAASPGALHRSMHRLARAEHVGLAELLQFRMVLDGSSHLLAAELRTAEDLTALDTALEGMATADGYAEFSRADVAFHDVIAQVSRNPLLVVSGEVVRGVVLELIEDKLSHANDRGTLMRSWLRHHEEVLNAIRAADGESAARLARQALYDNYAEYVPKDQRTLLTPLLT is encoded by the coding sequence ATGAAGTTCGAACCGGTGGCTCCGGTCCGCGCCTACGAGCGGATCGTCGAGCAGATCGAGGAGGCCGTGGTGAGCGGCCGCCTCAAACCCGGCGAACGGCTGCCCGGCGAACGGGAGCTGATGACGCAGTTCGGCGTCGGCCGCTCGACCGTGCGCGAGGCGCTGCGGGTGCTGCAGGCCGCCGAACTGATCCGGTCCCGGCCGGGAGACCCGCGCGGGCCCGAGGTGCTGGCCGCGTCGCCGGGCGCGCTGCACCGGTCGATGCACCGGCTGGCCCGGGCGGAACACGTCGGACTGGCGGAACTGCTGCAATTCCGGATGGTGCTGGACGGCTCGTCGCACCTGCTGGCCGCGGAACTGCGCACCGCCGAGGATTTGACCGCGCTCGACACCGCGCTGGAAGGAATGGCGACCGCGGACGGATACGCCGAATTCAGTCGTGCGGACGTCGCATTCCATGACGTGATTGCGCAAGTGTCACGGAATCCGCTGCTGGTGGTCAGCGGCGAAGTGGTCCGCGGGGTGGTCCTGGAATTGATCGAGGACAAACTCAGCCACGCCAACGACCGCGGCACGCTGATGCGCTCGTGGCTGCGGCATCACGAAGAGGTGCTGAACGCGATCCGCGCCGCCGACGGGGAGTCGGCGGCGCGGCTGGCGCGTCAAGCGCTGTATGACAACTACGCGGAATACGTGCCGAAGGACCAGCGCACGCTGCTCACTCCGCTGCTGACCTGA
- a CDS encoding class F sortase, translating to MSRKFGQGAAVAGALLLSLSLSACGSDAPAAPAAQAPASSAVPVTKPFAGLRPTSVEIPKIGAKSTLITVLPNKEGQISVPSVKNPMQAAWYRLSPVPGEVGPAIVLGHVDGDHKPGIFYKLKDVNPGDEVDVERSDGKKLKFVVDRKEQVPKDTFPTQAVFGNTDKPQLRIITCGGVFDHAEHSYKDNIVVYANLVS from the coding sequence ATGTCCAGGAAGTTCGGGCAGGGTGCCGCCGTCGCGGGCGCCCTGCTCCTCTCCCTCTCGCTGAGCGCGTGCGGTTCGGACGCCCCGGCGGCTCCGGCCGCGCAGGCCCCGGCCAGTTCGGCGGTCCCGGTGACGAAGCCGTTCGCCGGGCTGCGGCCGACGTCGGTCGAGATCCCGAAGATCGGCGCGAAGTCGACGCTGATCACCGTCCTTCCCAACAAGGAGGGGCAGATCTCGGTTCCGTCGGTGAAGAACCCGATGCAGGCCGCGTGGTACCGGCTTTCTCCGGTGCCGGGCGAAGTGGGTCCGGCGATCGTGCTCGGGCACGTCGACGGCGACCACAAGCCGGGGATCTTCTACAAGCTCAAGGACGTGAACCCGGGCGACGAGGTCGACGTCGAACGCAGCGACGGCAAGAAGCTGAAGTTCGTCGTGGACCGCAAGGAACAGGTCCCCAAGGACACGTTCCCGACGCAGGCCGTCTTCGGCAACACGGACAAGCCGCAGCTGCGCATCATCACCTGCGGCGGCGTGTTCGACCACGCCGAGCACAGCTACAAGGACAACATCGTGGTGTACGCGAACCTGGTGTCCTGA
- a CDS encoding PLP-dependent aspartate aminotransferase family protein: MDDWTPRTRAIVAGRPHGPGEPLTTPIVATSTFEAGGDAVYARSDGTATWAAFEEVVGSLEGGTAVAYASGVATLSAVLDSLPVGSTVAVPSFSYAVTRGALKHAQQIGRLTVTELEPTDTQAWLDCDADLLWLESPTNPTLDVMDIETIARGTRGRVVVDNTFATSLHQQPLSLGADIVVHSATKLIGGHSDLLLGVAVAAEQNIVDELRAARTRVGATPGALETWLALRGLRTLPVRLAEQTRTAELLVSRLAEHPAVTKVRYPGFGMMVAFEVDGADAADKVCGSVRLIRPATSLGGVESLMERRAWLPGEERVPPGLIRFSVGLEDPEDLWRDLLTALG, translated from the coding sequence ATGGACGACTGGACTCCGCGGACCCGCGCGATCGTGGCGGGTCGGCCGCACGGCCCTGGTGAGCCGCTGACCACGCCGATCGTTGCGACGAGCACGTTCGAGGCCGGTGGCGACGCGGTGTACGCGCGTTCCGACGGCACGGCTACCTGGGCTGCCTTCGAGGAGGTCGTCGGCTCGCTTGAGGGTGGCACTGCGGTCGCCTACGCATCGGGCGTCGCCACGTTGTCCGCGGTGCTGGATTCGTTGCCGGTCGGGTCGACGGTCGCGGTTCCGTCGTTCAGTTACGCCGTCACACGCGGCGCGTTGAAGCACGCGCAGCAAATTGGTCGCCTCACGGTCACCGAATTGGAGCCGACGGACACTCAAGCATGGCTCGACTGCGACGCCGATCTGTTGTGGCTCGAATCGCCGACTAACCCGACGCTCGACGTGATGGACATCGAGACCATCGCCCGCGGCACAAGGGGTCGCGTAGTCGTCGACAACACCTTCGCGACTTCGCTGCATCAGCAACCACTATCGCTCGGCGCGGACATCGTCGTGCACAGCGCCACGAAACTTATTGGCGGACACAGCGATCTTCTGCTCGGCGTCGCGGTCGCAGCCGAGCAGAACATTGTGGACGAGCTTCGTGCGGCGCGGACTCGGGTCGGCGCGACACCGGGTGCGCTCGAAACGTGGCTTGCGTTACGCGGTTTGCGGACGCTTCCGGTGCGGCTCGCCGAGCAAACCCGTACCGCCGAGCTGCTGGTGTCCCGGTTGGCGGAACACCCGGCGGTAACAAAGGTGCGTTACCCCGGTTTCGGGATGATGGTGGCGTTCGAGGTCGACGGCGCCGACGCGGCCGACAAGGTGTGCGGGAGCGTCCGGCTGATCCGTCCGGCGACGAGCCTCGGCGGGGTAGAAAGCCTGATGGAACGGCGTGCGTGGCTTCCCGGCGAGGAACGCGTGCCGCCGGGGCTCATCCGGTTTTCCGTCGGATTGGAGGACCCGGAGGACCTGTGGCGGGATTTGCTGACCGCACTCGGCTGA
- a CDS encoding penicillin acylase family protein, which translates to MRRRIPILAAGAVAVLTAGLVQIGTAAPASAALPGNDYCAGQCNDILPPGENGSATLAEILANKAFGTQPGHADDQLGKYADLAGGYKTLTTDTIGKFFNDSSFGVPADQVASTLKPRDDVTITRDKATGVPHIQGTTRSGTEYGAGYAAAQDRLWLMDIMRRVGRGQLTSYAGGAEANRELEQSFFASAPYTEDELQQQIDAVAASGPRGQQGLADAKAYIEGINKYITDSHNGRYFPGEYVLTGHVDAITNAGTIEPFKLTDLVVLASVVGAQFGAGGGGEVQNAVAKLALQEKYGVEQGEKVWQSLRAEDDPEAVKTLHDGQNFPYGNTPANPQGAALPDKGSVTNQQLVFDQTGSAAAAQPKVKVSAPKDQESARGMFDNGVLPGNMLKEKHGMSNALLVSGAKTASGHPVAVFGPQTGYFAPQLLLLQEIQGPGISARGASFAGLSMYVLLGRGQDYSWSATTAAQDIIDTYALPLCDPSGKPATKDSNYYLYQGKCLPMDTVERKNAWSPTVADGTAAGSYTLRSYRTKYGPVTSRATVDGKPVAYSSLRSSYFHEVDSLIGFQEFNDPGYVKSAADFQRAANDVNFTFNWFYADSKDIAYFNSGANPVRNSTVDPMMPAWGDRGFDWKGWNPAGNKADYTPAAQHPQSVNQDYYISWNNAQSDGYASGGADKSAVHRADLLDARVKGLLSSGTKVTRVNLTQAMADAALADLRAEKVLPLLLQVLDKAPLTGAAADAEAKLKTWMAHGHQRVESSPGSKTYNDADAIRIMDAWWPLLITGEFKPSMGDDAFGAMTNVLQINESPSGFQNETPGKHVGQPHQGSAYQHGWWGYASKDLRTVLGQPVAGPLGAKFCGGGDLTACRQTLVDSLTTAAGQPANTVYPGDGDCSAGDQWCADSIIQRPLGGIAHGKISTQNRPTFQQVVEYPAHRGDNVSNLAAGKPVNASSAETGFYNSPASNAVDGNAGTRWASDWSDNQSITVDLGSVQQVSRAVLSWEKAYGKGYKIQLSTDGTDWHDAAAVTDGNGGVDNISFAPSDARFVRMQGVSRGTKYGYSLYEFEVYAH; encoded by the coding sequence ATGCGACGACGCATCCCAATCCTGGCAGCGGGCGCGGTAGCCGTGCTCACGGCCGGGCTAGTGCAGATCGGGACCGCGGCACCGGCTTCCGCCGCGTTGCCCGGCAACGACTATTGCGCTGGCCAGTGCAACGACATCCTGCCGCCGGGCGAGAACGGCAGCGCGACGCTCGCCGAAATCCTCGCCAACAAGGCGTTCGGCACACAGCCCGGGCACGCGGACGACCAGCTCGGCAAATACGCCGACCTGGCGGGCGGGTACAAGACGCTGACGACCGACACCATCGGCAAGTTCTTCAACGACTCGTCCTTCGGCGTGCCCGCCGACCAGGTCGCAAGCACGCTGAAACCGCGCGACGACGTGACGATCACGCGCGATAAGGCCACCGGCGTCCCGCACATCCAGGGCACGACGCGGTCCGGCACCGAGTACGGCGCGGGATACGCCGCGGCGCAGGACCGCTTGTGGCTCATGGACATCATGCGCCGGGTCGGGCGCGGCCAGCTGACGTCGTACGCCGGCGGCGCGGAAGCGAACCGCGAGCTGGAGCAGTCTTTCTTCGCCTCCGCGCCCTACACCGAGGATGAGCTGCAGCAGCAGATCGACGCGGTGGCGGCGAGCGGTCCGCGCGGCCAGCAGGGGCTTGCCGACGCGAAGGCGTACATCGAGGGCATCAACAAATACATCACCGATTCGCACAACGGCCGGTACTTCCCGGGCGAGTATGTGCTCACCGGGCACGTCGACGCGATCACCAACGCGGGCACTATCGAACCGTTCAAGCTCACCGACCTGGTCGTGCTCGCCTCGGTGGTCGGCGCGCAGTTCGGCGCCGGCGGTGGCGGCGAGGTGCAGAACGCGGTCGCGAAGCTGGCGCTGCAGGAGAAGTACGGCGTCGAGCAGGGCGAAAAGGTGTGGCAGAGCCTGCGTGCCGAGGACGATCCCGAGGCCGTGAAGACCCTGCACGACGGGCAGAATTTCCCGTACGGCAACACCCCGGCGAATCCGCAGGGCGCCGCGCTGCCGGACAAGGGCTCGGTGACGAACCAGCAGCTCGTGTTCGACCAGACCGGTTCGGCCGCCGCCGCGCAACCGAAGGTCAAGGTTTCGGCGCCGAAGGATCAGGAATCCGCGCGCGGCATGTTCGACAACGGCGTGCTGCCGGGCAACATGCTCAAGGAAAAGCACGGCATGTCCAACGCGCTGCTGGTGTCGGGCGCGAAGACCGCCAGCGGACATCCGGTCGCCGTGTTCGGTCCGCAGACCGGGTATTTCGCGCCGCAGCTGTTGCTGCTGCAGGAAATCCAGGGTCCCGGCATCAGCGCGCGGGGCGCGTCGTTCGCCGGGCTCAGCATGTACGTGCTGCTCGGGCGCGGCCAGGACTACTCGTGGAGCGCGACGACCGCCGCGCAGGACATCATCGACACCTACGCGCTGCCGCTGTGCGACCCGAGCGGCAAACCGGCCACAAAGGACTCGAACTACTACCTGTACCAGGGCAAATGCCTCCCGATGGACACCGTGGAGCGCAAGAACGCCTGGTCGCCGACGGTCGCGGACGGCACCGCCGCCGGGTCCTACACGCTGCGCAGCTACCGCACGAAGTACGGCCCGGTGACCTCGCGGGCGACGGTGGACGGGAAGCCGGTGGCGTACTCGTCGCTGCGGTCCTCGTACTTCCACGAGGTGGATTCGCTGATCGGGTTCCAGGAGTTCAACGACCCGGGTTACGTGAAGTCGGCCGCGGACTTCCAGCGCGCAGCGAACGACGTCAACTTCACCTTCAACTGGTTCTACGCCGATTCGAAGGACATCGCGTACTTCAACTCCGGCGCGAACCCGGTGCGCAATTCCACTGTGGACCCGATGATGCCCGCGTGGGGCGATCGCGGCTTCGACTGGAAGGGCTGGAACCCGGCGGGCAACAAGGCTGATTACACGCCCGCGGCGCAGCATCCGCAGTCGGTGAACCAGGACTACTACATCAGCTGGAACAACGCGCAGTCCGACGGCTACGCGTCCGGCGGTGCGGACAAGTCCGCCGTACACCGCGCCGACCTGCTCGACGCGCGGGTCAAGGGCCTGCTTTCCAGCGGTACCAAGGTGACGCGGGTCAACCTGACCCAGGCGATGGCGGACGCGGCGCTGGCCGACCTGCGGGCGGAGAAGGTGCTGCCGTTGCTGCTGCAGGTGCTCGACAAGGCCCCGCTCACCGGTGCCGCCGCGGATGCCGAGGCGAAGCTGAAGACGTGGATGGCGCACGGACACCAGCGCGTCGAATCCAGCCCGGGCAGCAAGACCTACAACGACGCCGACGCGATCCGGATCATGGACGCGTGGTGGCCGCTGCTGATCACCGGCGAGTTCAAGCCGTCAATGGGCGACGACGCGTTCGGCGCGATGACGAACGTGCTGCAGATCAACGAAAGCCCGTCCGGATTCCAGAACGAGACGCCGGGCAAGCACGTCGGGCAGCCGCACCAGGGTTCGGCGTACCAGCACGGCTGGTGGGGTTACGCGAGCAAGGATCTCCGCACGGTGCTCGGCCAGCCGGTCGCGGGCCCGCTGGGAGCGAAGTTCTGCGGCGGCGGCGACCTGACCGCGTGCCGGCAGACGCTGGTCGACTCGCTGACCACGGCCGCCGGACAGCCGGCGAACACCGTGTACCCCGGCGACGGCGACTGCTCGGCGGGCGACCAGTGGTGCGCGGACTCGATCATCCAGCGTCCGCTGGGCGGCATCGCGCACGGCAAGATCAGCACGCAGAACCGGCCGACGTTCCAGCAGGTCGTCGAATACCCCGCGCACCGCGGCGACAACGTCTCGAACCTCGCGGCGGGCAAGCCGGTGAACGCCTCCAGCGCGGAAACCGGCTTCTACAACTCGCCCGCTTCGAACGCGGTCGACGGCAACGCCGGTACGCGCTGGGCGAGCGACTGGAGCGACAACCAGTCGATCACCGTGGATCTGGGCTCGGTGCAGCAGGTTTCGCGGGCGGTGCTGTCGTGGGAGAAGGCATACGGGAAGGGGTACAAGATCCAGCTGTCCACGGACGGCACCGACTGGCACGACGCGGCCGCGGTGACGGACGGGAACGGCGGGGTGGACAACATCTCGTTCGCGCCTTCGGACGCACGGTTCGTTCGGATGCAAGGGGTCTCGCGCGGGACTAAGTACGGGTATTCGCTGTATGAGTTCGAGGTTTACGCGCACTGA
- a CDS encoding FKBP-type peptidyl-prolyl cis-trans isomerase — protein sequence MSVEKPLVERPDGPPPAELQIKDITVGDGPEAKAGNAVSVHYVGVSHSTGAQFDASYDRGAPLEFQVGAGQVIPGWDQGVAGMKVGGRRQLVIPPHLAYGERGAGGVIAPNETLVFVVDLVGVS from the coding sequence ATGAGCGTGGAAAAGCCCCTAGTCGAGCGCCCGGACGGACCGCCGCCCGCCGAGCTGCAGATCAAAGACATCACGGTCGGCGACGGCCCCGAGGCCAAGGCGGGCAATGCCGTCAGCGTGCATTACGTGGGTGTCTCGCACTCCACCGGCGCGCAATTCGACGCCTCTTACGACCGCGGCGCGCCGCTCGAATTCCAGGTCGGCGCGGGACAGGTCATTCCCGGCTGGGACCAGGGCGTCGCGGGCATGAAGGTCGGCGGCCGCCGCCAGCTGGTGATCCCGCCGCACCTGGCGTACGGCGAGCGAGGCGCGGGCGGCGTGATCGCCCCGAACGAAACTCTGGTTTTCGTCGTCGATCTCGTCGGCGTGAGCTGA
- a CDS encoding trypsin-like serine protease: MRLRAALSAAFLAAGAALAVAAPASAVANGNDVAPGEYPFAAKLSMPVIPKADGTTYSSGCSGSLIAPQWIITAGHCFHDVNRKPVSGPVPYGTSVLLGSTTDEPGKGERRNVTEVQQAGINDVAIAKLDSPVTDIKPLTVSPAAPTTGQKVLLAGWGSLTEVSPKPSDKLQQGEMQVVGSDATTATIVGVAPKKDTSACSYDSGAPYFVDDGDHTGRIISVESTGPDCPHATPETTARVDILKDWIASHTQ, encoded by the coding sequence ATGCGTTTGCGTGCTGCCCTTTCCGCTGCCTTCCTCGCCGCCGGCGCCGCGCTAGCCGTGGCCGCGCCCGCGTCCGCGGTCGCGAACGGCAACGATGTGGCGCCCGGCGAGTATCCGTTCGCGGCCAAGCTGTCCATGCCCGTCATCCCGAAGGCGGACGGCACCACTTATTCGAGCGGATGCTCGGGTTCCCTCATCGCGCCGCAATGGATCATCACCGCCGGACACTGTTTCCACGACGTCAACCGCAAGCCGGTTTCCGGCCCGGTGCCGTACGGGACTTCCGTGCTTCTCGGCTCGACCACCGACGAACCGGGCAAGGGCGAACGGCGCAACGTCACCGAGGTGCAGCAGGCGGGCATCAACGACGTCGCGATCGCCAAACTCGACTCGCCGGTCACCGACATCAAGCCGCTGACCGTTTCGCCCGCCGCGCCGACCACCGGCCAGAAGGTGCTGCTCGCCGGATGGGGCAGCCTCACCGAGGTTTCGCCGAAGCCGTCGGACAAGCTGCAGCAGGGCGAAATGCAGGTCGTCGGCTCGGACGCCACCACCGCGACCATCGTCGGCGTCGCGCCGAAGAAGGACACCAGCGCGTGCAGCTACGACTCGGGCGCGCCGTACTTCGTCGACGACGGCGACCACACCGGCCGCATCATCTCGGTCGAGTCGACCGGCCCGGACTGCCCGCACGCCACCCCGGAGACGACCGCGCGCGTCGACATCCTCAAGGACTGGATCGCCTCGCACACCCAGTGA
- a CDS encoding trypsin-like serine protease codes for MRVRAAISAAVLLPILTASPALAVANGSDVPAGQFGFAAKLSMTGIPLPNGSTYSSFCSAALVAPQWIVTTGHCFHDANKNRVSGPVPYPTTVSLGLVDETKEKGVQRKVTQVLQAGPNDVALAKLDSPVSGVTPLAANHLVPGVGQQVTLAGWGSRTAQNPVPSKQLQQGTMKISSVGGTTVAIHGVAPEASTSACTYDTGAPYFTDGKLISIENNGPDCPHTGAETTSRIDVIADWIDEHAK; via the coding sequence ATGCGCGTCCGCGCCGCGATCTCCGCAGCAGTTCTCCTGCCCATCCTCACCGCGAGCCCGGCTTTGGCCGTCGCCAACGGCTCTGACGTCCCAGCGGGCCAATTCGGCTTCGCCGCGAAACTGAGCATGACCGGAATCCCGCTGCCGAACGGAAGCACGTACTCGAGCTTCTGTTCGGCAGCGCTCGTCGCGCCGCAGTGGATCGTCACCACCGGCCACTGTTTCCACGACGCCAACAAGAACCGGGTGTCCGGCCCGGTGCCGTACCCGACGACGGTGTCGCTGGGCCTGGTGGACGAGACGAAGGAAAAGGGCGTCCAGCGCAAGGTGACGCAGGTTCTGCAAGCGGGACCCAACGACGTCGCGCTGGCAAAGCTCGACAGCCCGGTCTCCGGCGTCACGCCACTCGCCGCGAACCACCTGGTGCCAGGCGTCGGACAGCAGGTCACGCTGGCCGGATGGGGCAGCCGGACGGCGCAGAATCCGGTGCCGTCCAAGCAGTTGCAGCAGGGCACGATGAAGATCTCGTCGGTCGGCGGCACGACGGTCGCCATTCACGGCGTCGCGCCGGAAGCGTCCACCAGCGCCTGCACCTACGACACCGGCGCGCCGTATTTCACCGACGGCAAGCTGATCTCGATCGAGAACAACGGCCCGGACTGCCCGCACACCGGCGCGGAAACGACGTCGCGCATCGATGTGATCGCCGACTGGATCGACGAGCACGCGAAGTGA